From a single Glycine soja cultivar W05 chromosome 19, ASM419377v2, whole genome shotgun sequence genomic region:
- the LOC114399961 gene encoding protein FLOWERING LOCUS T-like, whose translation MARENPLVIGGVIGDVLNPFTISVSFTISINNRAISNGLELRPSQVVNRPRVTVGGEDLRTFYTLVMVDADAPSPSNPVLREYLHWMVTDIPATTNASFGREVVFYESPNPSAGIHRLVFILFQQLGRDTVITPEWRHNFNSRNFAEINNLAPVAAAYANCQRERGCGGRRY comes from the exons ATGGCACGGGAGAACCCTCTTGTTATTGGGGGTGTGATTGGGGATGTTCTCAATCCTTTTACAATCTccgtttcttttactatttcaaTCAATAATAGGGCGATTAGCAATGGCTTGGAACTGAGGCCCTCTCAAGTTGTTAATCGCCCTAGAGTCACTGTTGGTGGTGAAGACCTAAGGACCTTCTACACACTG GTTATGGTGGATGCAGATGCACCTAGCCCTAGCAACCCTGTCTTGAGGGAATACCTTCACTG GATGGTGACAGATATTCCAGCTACcacaaatgcaagctttg GGAGAGAGGTTGTGTTTTATGAGAGCCCGAACCCTTCAGCAGGGATTCATCGACTTGTGTTCATATTATTCCAGCAACTGGGCAGAGACACTGTCATCACCCCAGAATGGCGCCATAATTTCAATTCCAGAAACTTTGCTGAAATTAATAACCTTGCACCTGTTGCAGCAGCTTATGCCAACTGCCAAAGAGAGCGTGGTTGCGGTGGAAGGAGATATTAA